The following are encoded together in the Bacillus sp. V2I10 genome:
- the mutY gene encoding A/G-specific adenine glycosylase gives MLDSIDKNLHSLNIDEFRKDLISWYLLEKRDLPWRLNQDPYKIWVSEIMLQQTRVDTVIPYFLAFTEKFPTLEALADADEEDVLKAWEGLGYYSRVRNLHSAVKEVMSSYGGIVPDTPEEISKLKGVGPYTKGAILSIAYNVPEPAVDGNVMRVMSRILSIWEDIAKPKTRKIFENILYEVISKEQPSEFNQALMELGAIICTPTSPTCLMCPVREHCHAFHEGVQRELPVKSKKKKPKQVTMAAAVLKDEDGHYYIHKRNSSGLLANLWEFPNCETSIDIVSQKEQLVNFLNDEYETDAELEPLTGTIQHIFSHLVWNISVYTGQLKPGSSYKDLVKVTETEMQRYAFPVSHQKIYQMSLQ, from the coding sequence ATGCTCGACTCAATTGATAAAAATTTACATTCATTGAATATAGACGAATTTAGAAAAGATTTAATTTCGTGGTATTTGCTTGAGAAAAGAGATCTGCCTTGGAGACTTAATCAGGATCCTTATAAAATATGGGTATCTGAAATTATGCTTCAGCAGACAAGAGTTGATACAGTTATTCCGTATTTTCTTGCCTTTACAGAAAAGTTCCCGACACTTGAAGCCCTGGCTGATGCGGATGAAGAAGATGTTCTGAAAGCGTGGGAGGGACTTGGCTATTATTCAAGAGTACGCAACTTGCATTCAGCTGTTAAAGAGGTCATGAGCAGCTACGGGGGCATTGTACCTGATACACCTGAGGAGATCAGTAAACTAAAAGGAGTGGGTCCTTATACAAAAGGGGCCATTTTGAGCATTGCCTATAACGTGCCGGAGCCTGCAGTAGATGGAAATGTGATGAGAGTGATGTCGCGTATTCTATCTATTTGGGAGGATATCGCAAAGCCAAAAACCCGCAAGATTTTTGAAAACATTCTATATGAGGTAATCTCAAAGGAACAGCCTTCAGAATTTAATCAGGCATTAATGGAGCTTGGCGCGATTATTTGCACCCCGACGTCACCAACATGTCTTATGTGCCCTGTCAGAGAGCATTGCCACGCGTTCCATGAAGGTGTGCAAAGAGAACTCCCTGTCAAAAGCAAGAAGAAAAAGCCTAAACAAGTCACTATGGCCGCTGCCGTTCTGAAAGATGAAGATGGCCATTATTACATCCATAAACGCAATTCTTCAGGACTTCTCGCTAATTTATGGGAGTTTCCAAACTGTGAAACATCGATTGACATCGTCTCGCAAAAAGAACAGCTTGTGAATTTCCTGAATGATGAATATGAGACAGATGCTGAGCTTGAGCCGCTTACAGGCACCATTCAGCATATATTTTCTCATTTAGTCTGGAACATTTCCGTCTATACCGGTCAGCTTAAACCTGGCAGCAGCTATAAAGATCTTGTAAAAGTGACAGAAACTGAAATGCAGAGATACGCGTTTCCTGTTTCACATCAGAAGATTTATCAGATGTCACTTCAGTAA
- a CDS encoding metal-dependent hydrolase — MDTGTHVVMGIALGGLATLDPSVGTDPVTAQAVMIGAIAGSQAPDLDTVLKFRNNAKYIRNHRGITHSIPAVILWSVLITALLYWIFPRADLLHLAIWTTVAVVLHVFVDIFNAYGTQALRPFSQKWIALGMINTFDPILFLIYTAGIVVWIFGAPAGYTFLTVFIVAFGYYILRFIMKRRIVHKIHAKYGDVEKIIISPTMKFRKWRIAIISKNHYYVGRSLNNELTILDEYERVPVPQTDVIKAAERDENISAFLSFSPVYRWEVDEYTDHYEVKFIDLRYRSKGHYPFVAIVQLDQDLNIVSSYTGWIFSEEKLRKKLDLLPE, encoded by the coding sequence GTGGATACAGGCACACATGTTGTGATGGGTATTGCTCTTGGCGGGCTTGCAACACTTGATCCCTCAGTAGGCACAGATCCTGTGACTGCACAGGCCGTTATGATCGGAGCCATTGCAGGGTCTCAGGCACCCGATCTTGATACCGTATTAAAATTTAGAAATAACGCTAAATATATTCGCAATCACCGTGGGATTACTCACTCTATACCTGCTGTAATTCTTTGGTCCGTTTTGATTACTGCTCTTTTGTACTGGATCTTCCCGCGGGCTGATTTGCTGCATTTGGCCATATGGACCACAGTCGCTGTTGTACTTCATGTATTTGTTGATATTTTTAATGCCTACGGAACCCAGGCACTTCGCCCATTTTCACAAAAGTGGATCGCACTTGGCATGATCAATACCTTTGATCCAATCTTGTTCTTGATTTATACAGCAGGAATTGTGGTTTGGATATTTGGAGCACCTGCAGGCTATACATTTTTAACAGTCTTTATCGTTGCGTTCGGGTACTACATTCTCAGATTTATTATGAAGAGAAGAATTGTTCATAAAATTCATGCGAAATATGGCGATGTAGAAAAAATCATTATTTCCCCAACGATGAAATTCAGAAAATGGCGGATCGCGATCATTTCAAAAAACCATTACTACGTGGGACGTTCACTTAATAATGAACTGACAATCCTTGATGAATATGAACGGGTTCCCGTACCTCAAACAGATGTTATTAAAGCTGCTGAACGGGATGAAAATATTTCTGCGTTCTTATCTTTCTCCCCTGTTTACAGGTGGGAGGTTGACGAATACACAGACCATTACGAGGTGAAATTTATCGACTTGCGCTACCGGAGCAAAGGGCATTACCCCTTTGTTGCCATCGTTCAGCTCGATCAGGATTTAAACATTGTCAGTTCGTATACAGGCTGGATATTCAGCGAGGAAAAGCTCAGAAAAAAATTAGATCTTCTTCCCGAATAA